Proteins from a genomic interval of Shewanella seohaensis:
- a CDS encoding outer membrane protein transport protein, producing the protein MQKRLLTLAVTTALLSTTTQVHAAGFQLAEYSATGLGRAFAGEAAIADNASVQGRNPAMLTYLEGRQLSAGGIYVMPNVDVKGDVSLSSPLLGPNPIVMNGDAIDVADDALVPNFYYSNQLNDQWTWGLAVNSNYGLSTELPKTHAAAIFGNKTAVTTVEFNPNIAYRVNDAVSVGGGVRIVYGEGEIGASLPGWVDSIKPSLPAQVSAMLPPGGTELKSMKGDDIGYGWQLGTSWQINPANRVGLAYHSGVKFELDGHASGVIYDGGQNLSIEGYIPLELPAFAELSSYHQLTDNWAMHASVNWTDWSVFDQLVAYFPGEVKPKGGLESDLVKEENFEDNWRFALGTTYQVNNEWLVRAGVALDKTAAADEWRTTTIPDSDRLWFSVGAGYQATKNLNVDFALTYIRATGDAPINEQQNLLNLATVSFNGEASGDVWLAGIQMSYKM; encoded by the coding sequence ATGCAAAAACGTCTTCTGACTTTGGCTGTGACTACAGCCTTATTAAGCACAACGACTCAAGTCCATGCAGCGGGTTTCCAACTGGCCGAATACTCAGCGACTGGCTTAGGCCGCGCCTTCGCCGGTGAAGCCGCAATTGCCGATAACGCTTCAGTTCAGGGGCGCAACCCAGCGATGCTGACCTATTTAGAAGGTCGTCAGCTGTCTGCTGGTGGTATCTATGTTATGCCTAACGTGGATGTTAAAGGTGATGTGAGCCTAAGCTCGCCATTACTTGGCCCAAATCCAATCGTGATGAACGGCGATGCCATCGATGTGGCTGATGATGCATTAGTGCCTAACTTCTACTATTCCAATCAGTTAAATGACCAATGGACTTGGGGTCTGGCCGTTAACTCTAACTATGGTCTGTCAACCGAGTTACCTAAAACTCACGCCGCGGCGATTTTTGGTAATAAAACTGCCGTTACTACAGTTGAGTTCAACCCTAACATCGCTTACCGCGTGAATGATGCTGTCAGCGTTGGTGGTGGTGTACGTATCGTTTATGGTGAAGGTGAAATCGGTGCTTCTTTACCTGGCTGGGTAGATAGCATCAAACCCAGTTTACCTGCACAAGTATCTGCAATGTTACCGCCGGGTGGCACTGAGCTGAAAAGCATGAAGGGCGACGACATTGGCTACGGTTGGCAACTCGGGACTAGCTGGCAAATCAACCCAGCCAACCGCGTGGGTTTAGCCTATCACAGCGGCGTTAAGTTTGAGTTAGATGGTCACGCTTCTGGTGTGATTTACGATGGTGGCCAAAATCTGTCGATTGAAGGTTATATTCCACTTGAACTGCCTGCGTTTGCCGAGCTGTCGTCTTATCACCAATTAACGGATAATTGGGCAATGCATGCCAGCGTTAACTGGACCGATTGGAGCGTATTCGATCAGTTAGTGGCTTACTTCCCTGGTGAAGTTAAACCAAAGGGCGGCTTAGAATCTGACTTAGTGAAAGAAGAAAACTTTGAAGATAACTGGCGCTTTGCCTTAGGTACGACCTACCAAGTGAACAATGAATGGTTAGTGCGTGCGGGTGTGGCCTTAGACAAAACGGCTGCAGCCGATGAGTGGCGTACCACGACTATCCCTGACTCAGACCGTCTGTGGTTCTCTGTCGGTGCTGGTTATCAGGCGACTAAAAACCTGAATGTTGATTTCGCACTGACCTATATCCGTGCTACTGGTGATGCGCCAATCAACGAGCAGCAAAATCTGCTAAACCTCGCCACAGTAAGCTTCAACGGTGAAGCGAGCGGTGATGTTTGGTTAGCCGGTATCCAAATGAGCTACAAGATGTAA
- the glpK gene encoding glycerol kinase GlpK yields the protein MQKKYVVALDQGTTSSRAIVFDHDANIVSVSQREFTQLYPNPGWVEHDPMEIWASQSSVLIESLARAGIHSDEVAAIGITNQRETTIIWEKATGKPVYNAIVWQCRRSSEICEQLKAQGLEDYVRENTGLLLDPYFSGTKIKWILDNVPDARAKAKRGELLFGTVDTWLLWKLTEGKVHVTDPTNAARTLLFNIHSLSWDTTLLEALDIPAAMLPEVKPSCSVYGTTRIAGEGSEIPLAGIAGDQQAALFGQLCVEPGMAKNTYGTGCFLLMNTGNKAVRSSHGLLTTVAVGAQGEVNYALEGSVFMGGATIQWLRDELGLIRDASDTEYFASKVADTNGVYLVPAFVGLGAPYWDPNARGALFGLTRGANRNHIIRAALESIAYQSKDLLDAMIKDSGERLKSLKVDGGAVANDFLMQFQADITDVEVLRPSVCETTALGAAFLAGLAVGFWTSVTELEHKACIDKHFKPNIDASQRELLYAGWQDAVARTRS from the coding sequence GTGCAGAAAAAATATGTAGTGGCTTTAGACCAAGGCACAACCAGCTCACGGGCGATTGTGTTTGACCACGATGCCAATATTGTCAGTGTGTCACAGCGGGAGTTTACCCAGCTTTATCCAAACCCCGGCTGGGTGGAGCATGATCCAATGGAGATCTGGGCGAGCCAAAGTTCGGTGTTAATCGAATCCCTCGCCAGAGCGGGTATTCACAGCGATGAAGTGGCGGCCATTGGTATCACCAATCAGCGCGAAACCACCATTATCTGGGAAAAGGCCACAGGCAAGCCCGTCTACAATGCCATTGTGTGGCAGTGTCGCCGTAGCTCAGAAATCTGTGAGCAACTCAAGGCGCAAGGCTTAGAAGATTATGTGCGGGAGAATACGGGACTCCTGCTCGACCCTTATTTTTCAGGCACTAAGATCAAATGGATCCTCGATAATGTGCCGGATGCGCGCGCGAAGGCCAAACGAGGCGAACTCTTATTCGGCACGGTCGATACTTGGTTGCTGTGGAAACTCACCGAAGGCAAAGTGCATGTGACCGATCCCACCAATGCCGCCCGCACGCTGCTGTTTAATATTCACAGCCTAAGTTGGGACACAACACTGCTCGAGGCGCTCGATATTCCTGCGGCCATGTTGCCCGAGGTGAAACCTTCCTGCAGTGTCTATGGTACAACCCGTATTGCTGGTGAGGGCAGTGAAATTCCACTCGCGGGGATCGCGGGCGATCAACAGGCGGCGCTCTTTGGTCAGCTTTGTGTTGAGCCGGGAATGGCCAAAAACACTTATGGCACTGGCTGCTTTTTATTAATGAATACAGGCAATAAAGCCGTACGTTCATCCCATGGATTATTAACCACAGTAGCGGTAGGCGCCCAAGGTGAAGTGAACTACGCCCTCGAAGGATCTGTATTTATGGGCGGCGCGACGATTCAATGGTTGCGGGATGAGCTGGGATTGATTCGCGATGCCAGCGATACCGAATATTTTGCCTCTAAAGTTGCGGATACCAATGGCGTGTATTTAGTGCCAGCCTTTGTCGGACTTGGCGCTCCCTATTGGGATCCTAATGCCCGTGGCGCACTGTTTGGGTTAACGCGTGGCGCCAACCGTAATCATATTATCCGCGCGGCGTTGGAGTCGATTGCCTACCAGAGTAAGGATTTGCTCGATGCCATGATTAAGGACAGTGGTGAGCGGCTTAAATCCCTTAAGGTCGATGGCGGCGCGGTTGCTAATGACTTCCTCATGCAATTTCAAGCGGATATCACCGACGTTGAAGTCCTAAGGCCGAGCGTGTGTGAGACCACTGCGCTTGGCGCAGCCTTTTTAGCAGGTCTTGCGGTTGGTTTTTGGACCTCAGTGACCGAACTTGAGCATAAGGCCTGTATCGATAAACACTTCAAACCGAATATTGATGCGAGTCAAAGGGAGTTGTTATATGCGGGCTGGCAAGATGCGGTGGCTAGAACCCGTTCTTAG
- a CDS encoding PepSY domain-containing protein encodes MSLPTLRHTCTNVTKHPISLVLQTVHKWLGLIVGLQLLIWVVTGLAFNLIDEQFLDANPYRTTHKTASPTTALAPTASLQQQYQAEGIIELKLTSVLERGVYALTTTQQTRWFWADSLQPLSLSDAEILAIAKQSYSGSGELSAPQILTHETPFDASGPIAMLTAADEVGTRIYIDTASGAVLAHQNRQSDLKDLLFMLHFMDYAPHNGIGFNHLLVQVVSIAALLLGLSGIYILGHKFHQGQLSLPFLRRKTAIGKLTLFTQDAQLLTELSDLSGSYLESINRESERLRTQCGGGGRCGLCKLRFVEQAPSPNDYDLDKLTAAELAQGIRLSCQHEAHPSKLELVTKAQHRYWPQSKH; translated from the coding sequence ATGAGCCTCCCGACACTTCGCCATACCTGCACCAATGTCACCAAACATCCCATTAGCCTAGTATTGCAAACCGTACATAAGTGGCTGGGACTTATCGTTGGCCTGCAATTATTAATTTGGGTCGTGACAGGACTCGCCTTTAACCTGATTGACGAGCAATTTCTGGATGCAAACCCATATCGCACCACGCATAAAACCGCGAGTCCCACCACTGCACTCGCCCCCACTGCTAGTCTGCAGCAACAATATCAAGCAGAAGGCATTATCGAACTTAAGCTAACCTCAGTGCTCGAACGCGGCGTATATGCGCTCACCACAACTCAACAAACTCGCTGGTTTTGGGCGGACTCACTCCAACCGCTATCCTTGAGTGATGCCGAGATACTCGCTATTGCCAAACAGAGTTACTCAGGCTCAGGTGAACTCAGCGCACCGCAAATCCTCACCCACGAAACGCCATTCGACGCCAGTGGCCCAATTGCTATGCTGACAGCCGCGGACGAAGTTGGAACGCGGATTTATATCGATACCGCTTCGGGGGCGGTTCTGGCCCACCAAAATCGCCAATCGGATCTCAAGGATCTGCTCTTTATGCTGCATTTTATGGATTACGCTCCCCATAATGGCATTGGTTTTAATCACTTATTGGTACAAGTTGTCAGCATTGCCGCGCTGTTGTTAGGTCTTTCGGGGATTTACATCCTTGGGCATAAATTCCATCAAGGTCAGTTATCGCTGCCGTTCTTGAGGCGCAAAACCGCCATAGGAAAACTGACGCTTTTTACTCAAGACGCTCAGCTTCTTACCGAATTGTCTGACCTTAGTGGCAGCTATTTAGAAAGCATTAATCGAGAGAGCGAAAGATTAAGAACCCAATGCGGTGGTGGCGGACGCTGCGGCCTGTGTAAACTCAGGTTTGTCGAGCAGGCGCCCAGCCCCAATGATTATGATCTGGATAAACTCACCGCCGCTGAGCTAGCACAAGGTATTCGCCTAAGCTGCCAACACGAGGCGCATCCTAGCAAACTGGAGTTAGTCACCAAAGCCCAGCACAGATATTGGCCACAGTCCAAGCACTAG
- a CDS encoding PepSY domain-containing protein, which translates to MKATQIRTWHKWFALLTAIQLLLWLATGAYMVWMDIEFIRGKPLVNKANTAMYQVDAPAFSFTDFIKAHPDATDISLYANQGRLYYRANVAGKLQRFSSETGKVLPLLDKQQALDAAQRVYTGQAKFIGSTFIEQNAPSEIPARALPVWQLALDDAMHSTLYVSAITGQLVTVRHDYWRLFDVMWMLHIMDYETRENVNNPLLTLMSCLTLLTALFGITLTYISFRAKHREERV; encoded by the coding sequence ATGAAAGCTACTCAAATCCGAACCTGGCACAAGTGGTTTGCGCTGCTTACCGCGATTCAATTGCTGCTTTGGTTAGCCACCGGCGCTTATATGGTGTGGATGGATATCGAATTTATTCGCGGTAAGCCACTGGTAAACAAAGCAAACACGGCTATGTATCAAGTAGATGCTCCCGCCTTCAGCTTTACTGACTTTATCAAAGCACATCCCGACGCAACGGATATCAGTTTGTACGCGAATCAAGGCAGACTCTACTATCGCGCTAATGTCGCGGGAAAATTGCAGCGCTTTAGCAGTGAGACGGGTAAAGTATTACCGCTGCTCGATAAACAACAGGCGCTCGACGCCGCACAGCGAGTCTATACGGGTCAGGCTAAATTTATCGGCTCGACATTCATTGAGCAGAACGCTCCGAGTGAAATCCCTGCTCGCGCACTCCCCGTTTGGCAACTGGCGTTAGACGATGCCATGCATTCGACGCTTTATGTTTCAGCAATAACCGGACAGCTCGTCACAGTCCGCCATGATTATTGGCGACTCTTCGATGTGATGTGGATGCTGCACATCATGGACTACGAGACCCGAGAGAATGTAAATAATCCTTTACTCACACTGATGAGCTGTCTCACCTTGTTGACGGCACTCTTTGGTATCACATTGACTTATATCAGTTTTAGAGCCAAACATCGTGAGGAGCGAGTATGA
- the mraZ gene encoding division/cell wall cluster transcriptional repressor MraZ encodes MFRGASAINLDTKGRIAIPVRYREPLQLEHQGRIVITVDIQSACLLLYPLHEWELIEAKLLKLSDTDKTQRSLKRMLLGYAHEVELDGNGRILLPPPLRQYANLDKRIMLVGQLNKFELWDEQAWLQQIDECQETIRSEELANNERLADFSL; translated from the coding sequence GTGTTTCGTGGAGCCAGTGCTATCAACTTAGATACAAAGGGACGGATCGCTATTCCAGTGCGATACCGCGAACCTTTGCAGCTAGAGCACCAAGGCCGCATCGTCATCACAGTCGATATTCAATCTGCGTGTTTACTCCTTTATCCCCTCCACGAGTGGGAATTGATCGAAGCTAAGTTACTCAAGCTTTCAGATACCGACAAAACCCAACGGTCCCTTAAGCGCATGTTGCTGGGTTATGCCCATGAGGTAGAACTCGATGGCAACGGGCGCATATTACTGCCACCGCCGCTAAGGCAATACGCCAATTTAGATAAGCGCATCATGCTGGTGGGACAGTTAAACAAGTTTGAGCTGTGGGACGAGCAAGCTTGGCTGCAGCAAATTGATGAGTGTCAGGAAACGATTCGAAGCGAGGAGCTCGCGAATAACGAGCGTCTGGCGGATTTTTCACTCTAA
- the rsmH gene encoding 16S rRNA (cytosine(1402)-N(4))-methyltransferase RsmH, protein MSQEFAHLSVLLEETVGGLNIKDDGIYIDGTFGRGGHSRQVLQKLGENGRLIAIDRDPQAIEAAKQFADDPRFQIVHGGFGQLADYVEELGLVGKIDGVLLDLGVSSPQLDDAERGFSFLRDGPLDMRMDNSQGETAAQWLARAEIEDMAWVFKTYGEEKNARHIARCIAADRDKTPFLRTKDLADLIARITKNKERNKHPATRVFQAIRIYINSELDQIDQALEGALTVLAPQGRLSIISFHSLEDRIVKRFIRRHSQGESVPHGLPITEDQINKSRKLRAIGKAIMPSDEEIERNARARSSVLRIAERLDY, encoded by the coding sequence ATGAGTCAAGAATTTGCCCATTTATCCGTTCTGCTCGAAGAAACGGTAGGCGGTTTGAACATCAAAGACGATGGCATCTATATCGATGGCACGTTCGGCCGCGGTGGTCATTCAAGACAAGTACTGCAAAAATTGGGTGAAAATGGACGTCTGATTGCGATCGATCGTGACCCTCAAGCCATTGAAGCGGCTAAACAATTCGCCGATGATCCCCGTTTTCAAATTGTACATGGCGGTTTTGGCCAGTTAGCAGATTACGTCGAAGAGCTTGGTCTGGTTGGCAAGATTGATGGTGTGTTACTCGACTTAGGCGTGTCTTCTCCGCAGCTCGATGATGCCGAACGTGGCTTTAGTTTCCTGCGCGATGGTCCGCTCGATATGCGCATGGACAATAGCCAAGGCGAAACGGCGGCTCAGTGGTTAGCGCGCGCCGAAATTGAAGACATGGCGTGGGTATTCAAAACCTATGGTGAAGAGAAAAACGCGCGCCATATTGCCCGTTGTATTGCGGCTGACCGTGATAAAACCCCGTTTTTACGCACCAAAGATTTAGCCGATTTAATTGCGCGGATCACTAAAAATAAAGAGCGCAACAAACACCCTGCTACTCGGGTGTTTCAGGCGATCCGTATCTATATCAACAGTGAATTAGATCAAATTGATCAAGCGCTTGAAGGTGCATTAACCGTACTGGCGCCACAGGGACGTTTATCGATTATCAGCTTCCATTCACTGGAAGATCGCATCGTAAAACGTTTTATTCGTCGCCATAGCCAAGGTGAGAGCGTGCCCCACGGTCTGCCAATCACCGAAGATCAAATTAACAAGTCGCGTAAATTGCGCGCCATTGGTAAGGCGATTATGCCTTCCGATGAGGAAATTGAACGCAATGCCAGAGCGCGTAGCTCAGTGTTACGCATTGCCGAGCGATTAGATTACTAG
- the ftsL gene encoding cell division protein FtsL: MSKPSLNLPRIVLNDLWQHKWILLLALLVLSNAVAVVYTSHVSRKLTTQWDQLLQERDRLDIEWRNLLLEEQSQTEHSRITRIASKDLNMSRPLPSEEVVVKVP; encoded by the coding sequence GTGAGTAAGCCCTCATTAAATCTGCCACGGATAGTATTAAACGACCTGTGGCAACACAAATGGATCTTGTTACTCGCACTGCTCGTGCTCAGTAATGCTGTGGCTGTGGTCTATACCAGCCATGTGAGCCGTAAGCTCACCACCCAATGGGATCAGCTGCTGCAGGAGCGTGACAGATTAGATATCGAGTGGCGCAATTTATTATTGGAAGAGCAATCCCAGACCGAGCACAGCCGGATCACGCGGATTGCATCAAAGGATCTCAACATGAGTCGACCCTTACCCAGCGAAGAAGTTGTGGTAAAGGTGCCGTGA
- a CDS encoding peptidoglycan D,D-transpeptidase FtsI family protein translates to MTRQAKTKQASKKQKPQLIHWRLYVVVGFVFAMFSSLVGRAAYIQIIEPDKLRHESDMRTLRTTSREVQRGLITDRNGDMLAVSVPVRAVWADPKQVNDNNGFTDMRRWQALADVLHEPVEDVLDKVRSNPTKRFTYLKRQVTPAVADYITQLKLPGVFLKSESRRYYPGGEITAQLIGITNIDDVGIEGVENAYNSWLTGTPSKQKVRKSRDGHVVERLDIVQEGESPNDLVLSIDQRIQQLAYRELKRTTEMNQATSGSIVVLDIHTGEVLAMVNTPSYNPNSRDNLQTFRMRNRAMTDTFEPGSTIKPFVVAAALEAGTVKSTDVIPTSPGWMRLGGRQVRDATNYGDMTLARILAKSSNVGISKLALSIPVQQLLGTYQSMGLGSFSGINLTGESAGLIQDRHRWSDFERATLSFGYGLTATTLQLARMYATLGNGGTLYPVSILKLKKPPEGERVISQEVAHDVLQMMVGVTEKGGTGTLAHIDGYPVAGKSGTSRKAVAGGYGDDYVALFAGVAPVNNPKLAIVVVVNEPKGDLYYGGSVAGPAFAKVMSGALQMLNVEPISDKEQVQLAGLAGRTE, encoded by the coding sequence ATGACTAGGCAAGCAAAAACCAAACAGGCCAGCAAAAAGCAAAAGCCACAATTGATCCACTGGCGTTTATACGTCGTGGTTGGCTTTGTATTTGCGATGTTTTCGAGCCTTGTGGGTCGTGCTGCTTATATCCAAATTATCGAGCCCGATAAGCTGCGCCATGAGAGCGACATGCGTACATTACGTACCACAAGTCGTGAGGTGCAGCGTGGCTTAATCACCGACCGTAACGGCGATATGCTGGCGGTGAGTGTGCCGGTGCGTGCGGTGTGGGCCGATCCTAAACAAGTCAATGATAATAATGGTTTTACTGATATGCGCCGCTGGCAAGCATTGGCGGACGTATTGCACGAACCCGTGGAAGATGTGCTCGACAAGGTGCGCAGTAATCCAACCAAACGTTTTACCTACCTTAAACGTCAAGTCACGCCTGCGGTGGCAGACTATATCACTCAGCTTAAATTGCCTGGGGTGTTTTTAAAGTCCGAGTCACGCCGTTACTATCCTGGTGGTGAGATCACCGCCCAGCTTATCGGCATTACCAATATCGACGATGTCGGTATTGAAGGGGTCGAAAACGCTTACAACAGTTGGCTTACTGGTACACCGTCTAAACAAAAAGTGCGTAAATCCCGCGATGGGCATGTGGTTGAGCGCCTCGATATCGTTCAGGAGGGCGAGAGTCCAAACGATCTAGTCTTGAGTATCGACCAACGTATTCAACAACTTGCCTACCGCGAATTAAAGCGCACGACTGAGATGAACCAAGCGACCTCTGGCTCGATCGTGGTGCTCGATATTCATACTGGCGAAGTCTTAGCCATGGTGAATACGCCATCCTATAACCCCAACTCGCGCGACAACCTGCAAACCTTCAGAATGCGTAACCGCGCGATGACGGACACTTTTGAACCCGGCTCGACCATTAAACCTTTTGTGGTTGCTGCGGCGTTAGAAGCGGGCACGGTCAAGTCTACCGATGTGATCCCAACGTCTCCGGGCTGGATGCGTTTAGGCGGCCGCCAAGTACGTGACGCAACTAACTACGGCGACATGACGCTGGCACGTATTCTGGCGAAATCCAGTAACGTGGGGATCAGTAAACTCGCCTTGTCTATTCCAGTGCAGCAGTTATTAGGCACTTATCAATCTATGGGTTTAGGCAGCTTCTCGGGGATTAACCTCACGGGTGAAAGCGCCGGTTTGATCCAAGATCGCCACCGTTGGTCTGATTTTGAGCGCGCCACTTTATCTTTCGGCTACGGCCTAACGGCGACCACGCTACAACTGGCGCGGATGTACGCCACTTTAGGCAATGGCGGCACTTTATATCCGGTATCGATTTTAAAACTGAAAAAGCCGCCCGAAGGTGAGCGCGTGATCTCACAAGAGGTTGCTCACGATGTGCTGCAAATGATGGTGGGTGTGACCGAAAAAGGTGGTACAGGTACGCTTGCGCATATCGATGGCTACCCCGTTGCGGGTAAGTCTGGCACCAGCCGTAAGGCGGTAGCTGGCGGTTATGGTGATGATTATGTTGCGTTATTTGCTGGTGTCGCGCCGGTGAATAATCCCAAACTCGCGATTGTTGTCGTGGTGAACGAGCCGAAAGGCGATCTCTATTATGGTGGTTCAGTGGCAGGGCCGGCATTCGCTAAGGTGATGTCAGGCGCACTGCAAATGTTAAATGTCGAACCCATTTCCGATAAAGAACAGGTGCAATTGGCGGGACTCGCCGGGAGAACTGAATGA